A genomic segment from Mycoplasma sp. 1018B encodes:
- a CDS encoding PTS sugar transporter subunit IIA, protein MKFKDKMYITFLTVITLGFCWIYWKKQQKHINNHNNGIIKLPKNINLEELILFLGQKNNLDNVNATTSKVTIHFKDRNLIELEKIKNLKYVSGIMFNENKITLIVGNIALSLAQEIIQNLNN, encoded by the coding sequence ATGAAATTTAAAGATAAAATGTATATAACTTTTCTCACAGTAATAACATTAGGTTTTTGTTGAATATATTGAAAAAAACAACAAAAACATATTAATAATCATAATAATGGCATAATTAAATTACCAAAAAATATTAATTTAGAAGAATTAATTTTGTTTTTAGGGCAAAAAAATAATTTAGATAATGTTAATGCTACAACTTCTAAAGTAACAATTCATTTTAAAGATCGCAATTTAATTGAATTAGAAAAAATTAAAAATTTAAAATATGTTAGCGGTATTATGTTCAATGAAAATAAAATAACTTTAATAGTTGGTAATATTGCTCTAAGTTTAGCGCAAGAAATTATTCAAAATTTAAATAATTAA
- the trpS gene encoding tryptophan--tRNA ligase has translation MKKRLISGIKPTGNLTLGNYIGAIKNFVKLQDEYEAYFFVADLHALTTGKVDPQELNHARYEIVNMYLACGLDPKKAHIFFQSDIYEHAQAQWLITSEVALGDLNRMTQFKDKSQKISKQNNGTETIPIGLLMYPILMAADILIYNADVVPIGEDQKQHLELTRNIAIKLNKHYQTNLKIPQPFIPSVGARIKSLTNPLVKMSKSENDAKSTIYLHDDPQIAYKKILKAVTDSENKVYISENKPGILNLLHIYSSLKNLTLEESEALFKDSNYAQFKQAVAQAVKEELIKIQTNYQLVKPLIKKVIEEGKLAAKNICQPIVKEIQEKMGFI, from the coding sequence ATGAAAAAAAGATTAATTAGCGGTATAAAACCAACGGGTAATTTAACTTTAGGTAATTATATTGGAGCTATTAAAAATTTTGTTAAATTACAAGATGAATATGAAGCTTATTTTTTTGTAGCAGATTTACACGCATTAACAACAGGTAAAGTAGATCCACAAGAATTAAATCATGCCAGATATGAAATTGTTAATATGTATTTAGCTTGCGGTTTAGACCCTAAAAAAGCACATATTTTTTTTCAAAGTGATATTTATGAACACGCTCAAGCACAATGATTAATAACTTCTGAAGTGGCATTGGGAGATTTAAATCGTATGACTCAATTTAAAGATAAATCCCAAAAAATTTCTAAACAAAATAATGGTACAGAAACTATTCCTATTGGTTTATTAATGTATCCTATTTTAATGGCCGCTGATATTCTTATTTATAATGCTGATGTTGTACCAATAGGTGAAGATCAAAAACAACATTTGGAATTAACTAGAAATATAGCAATTAAATTAAATAAACATTATCAAACAAATTTAAAAATCCCTCAACCATTTATTCCTTCAGTAGGGGCAAGAATTAAATCATTAACCAATCCGCTTGTTAAAATGTCAAAAAGTGAAAATGATGCTAAATCTACTATTTATTTACATGATGATCCTCAAATAGCTTATAAAAAAATTCTTAAGGCAGTTACAGATTCTGAAAATAAAGTTTATATTTCTGAAAATAAACCTGGTATTTTAAATTTATTGCACATTTATAGTTCTTTAAAAAATTTAACACTAGAAGAAAGTGAAGCTTTATTTAAAGACTCAAATTATGCTCAATTTAAACAAGCAGTAGCACAAGCAGTTAAAGAAGAATTAATTAAAATTCAAACTAATTATCAACTTGTTAAACCTTTAATTAAAAAAGTTATTGAAGAAGGTAAATTAGCCGCTAAAAATATTTGCCAACCAATAGTTAAAGAAATTCAAGAAAAAATGGGATTTATTTAG